In Mesorhizobium sp., the genomic stretch GGCGGGACCGGAGTTGGCGCGGCGGGCTGGAGGTCCGAACGTCGCGCTGAGGCTCTTCCTGGCTATTCGAGATATTGCTGCGGATCGACGGGGCTGGAGTTTTCTCGGACCTCGAAGTGCAGTTTCGGCGAGTCGGTGTTGCCGGACATGCCCGATTTGGCGATCTCCTGGCCGCGCTTGACCGTATCGCCGCGGCTTACCTTGATTTCGCTGGCGTGGCCGTAGACGGTGACCTTGCCGTCGGCATGGCGGACCAGCACGGTCTTGCCGAAATCCTTCAAGCCTTCGCCGGCGAAGATGACGACACCGTTTTCGGCCGCCTTGACCGGCGTGCCTTCGGGGACGGCGATGTCGATGCCGTCATTGTAAGAGGCGCCGTTTGAATTGCCGTAGGTGCCGACGACGCGGCCGCGCACTGGCCAGCGCATCTTGCCTATCCCGGTAGCGTCCGGCGCGGCTTCATTGCTTGCGGCCTCGGCTTCCTTGATCGCCTTGCTGTCGACCTTGGGCGGCGTATAGGTCGCGAGCTTCGCTGCCCCGGGCCTGTCTGCCTTCTTGGCCGGCCCGGCGGAGCCCGTGATAATCGGGTCAACCCCCCGGGCCGCCTGCGCAACCTGCTGGGACGCACCCGGAATGACCAGTTTCTGGCCTATCCTGAGGTGTGCGGTCTCGCCGAGATTGTTGGCCTTGCGGATATCGGCCGCCTTCGCGCCGGTCTTCTTGGCAATGCCATAGAGCGAATCGCCGGCTACGACCGTATAGCCGCCCTGGCCGGCCGCCTTGGGCCCGGCCGCGGGCGCCGAATTGTCGACCTTGGCGGTCTCGGCCTGAGGCTCCTTCACCTTCGGCTGCTGCGGCAGGACCGCTACGTTCTCGGGCCTTTTCGCCGGGCGGGGCAGATCCTTCACGGGGACATCTGCCTTCAGGCCGCGCGAGGAACTCGCATCCGCGACCTGGCGCGTGTTGTCCGGAGCCGAGACGGGCGCCTTGCTGGAGTAGACATAGGTCGGGATGACGATCTTCTGGCCGACCGAGACCGTCTCGGCGCTGGAAA encodes the following:
- a CDS encoding peptidoglycan DD-metalloendopeptidase family protein — protein: MRFGSLQRSQRVLARSAALVLIGATAAGCSSGVSRFTDDIFTGSTANQRAIVKKENQPFPGDANRVAPESTIAQTPARAAVESQPVVRSSLPPPAASAPVAKAEMPRVDTTPTGSITKAAPAPQMQEEVHQGWSRAGGTQVTLKDGETLYNLSKRFGVPVAEIMKANDISSAETVSVGQKIVIPTYVYSSKAPVSAPDNTRQVADASSSRGLKADVPVKDLPRPAKRPENVAVLPQQPKVKEPQAETAKVDNSAPAAGPKAAGQGGYTVVAGDSLYGIAKKTGAKAADIRKANNLGETAHLRIGQKLVIPGASQQVAQAARGVDPIITGSAGPAKKADRPGAAKLATYTPPKVDSKAIKEAEAASNEAAPDATGIGKMRWPVRGRVVGTYGNSNGASYNDGIDIAVPEGTPVKAAENGVVIFAGEGLKDFGKTVLVRHADGKVTVYGHASEIKVSRGDTVKRGQEIAKSGMSGNTDSPKLHFEVRENSSPVDPQQYLE